A portion of the Sphaerochaeta pleomorpha str. Grapes genome contains these proteins:
- a CDS encoding glutamate synthase, translating into MKTIQVGLTHFQDLNREIRECQDTELQLDDVNGQRYIGCALKNKAITINGTAGNALGSYLDGSTITVNGNAQDATGDTMNEGSIIVHGSCGDAAGYSMRGGRIFIRDSSGYRAGIHMKAYQEKQPVLIVGDRAGSFLGEYLAGGTIIVLGLNQEGKPPVGYFCGTGMHGGKIYLRCDTLPSDLPQQVSASDATKEDMDEISDNLEAFCQVFDLDKKAVLSHHFFVLRPNSSTPYKMLYTYV; encoded by the coding sequence ATGAAAACCATACAAGTAGGATTGACTCATTTCCAGGACTTGAATCGGGAAATACGGGAATGTCAGGATACGGAATTACAGCTTGACGATGTGAATGGCCAACGCTACATAGGTTGTGCTCTCAAAAACAAGGCTATCACCATAAACGGGACAGCAGGAAATGCCCTCGGTTCCTATCTCGATGGATCTACCATAACGGTAAACGGCAATGCCCAGGATGCTACAGGGGACACCATGAATGAAGGCTCTATCATCGTCCATGGAAGTTGTGGCGATGCCGCCGGGTATTCCATGCGTGGTGGCCGAATCTTTATCCGTGACAGCTCAGGCTACCGGGCAGGTATCCATATGAAAGCGTACCAGGAAAAACAACCTGTTTTAATCGTCGGAGACAGGGCTGGCAGTTTTCTCGGTGAGTACCTCGCAGGAGGCACGATTATCGTCCTTGGATTGAACCAAGAAGGAAAACCTCCTGTAGGATATTTCTGTGGAACAGGTATGCATGGTGGAAAAATTTACCTCAGATGTGATACTCTACCATCAGACCTACCGCAACAGGTTTCAGCCTCTGATGCAACGAAAGAGGACATGGATGAGATTTCTGACAATCTTGAGGCTTTTTGCCAAGTCTTTGACCTAGACAAAAAAGCTGTCTTATCGCACCATTTTTTCGTATTAAGGCCAAACTCAAGCACGCCTTACAAGATGTTGTATACCTATGTATAA
- a CDS encoding NAD(P)/FAD-dependent oxidoreductase produces the protein MNYVIIGNSIASVGCIESIRKIDEAGTITVIGDEAHQCYSRPLISYLLEGKTTKEKMVYRSPEFYEQNQVKLVLGKKATRIDSGEKHVILEDGATYPYDKLLVATGSCPFVPPMKNLEAVKNRFSFMKLDDANELEKSIAKDSRVLIIGAGLIGLKCAEGIYNRVKSITVVDLAKRVLPSILDEEGSSLVEKHLHEKGITCILGDSVSEFQDNDALLKSGTVVGFDIVVLAVGVRPNVSLVKDAGGATNRAILIDEQCKTSLEDIYSAGDCTEGVDFVSGERKVLAILPNAYMQGEIAGKNMAGESASFDKGMAMNAIGFFGLHIITAGSYIGEAIVIRSKAGYKRLFIQNGHLVGYILIGDMIDRAGIYTSLVRNKTDLSTIDFELISEQPMLMAFAKKDRVQKLGDAQ, from the coding sequence ATGAACTATGTAATCATTGGAAATTCAATTGCCTCGGTCGGATGTATCGAGAGCATCAGGAAAATCGACGAAGCGGGAACCATTACAGTCATTGGAGATGAAGCCCACCAGTGTTATTCCCGTCCGCTCATCTCCTACCTGCTCGAAGGAAAGACCACCAAGGAAAAAATGGTCTATCGATCACCCGAGTTCTATGAACAGAACCAGGTAAAGCTTGTTCTGGGAAAAAAGGCAACCCGAATCGATTCCGGCGAAAAACACGTAATCTTGGAGGATGGGGCAACCTATCCCTATGACAAACTCCTTGTCGCTACCGGTTCCTGCCCGTTCGTCCCTCCCATGAAAAACCTTGAAGCAGTGAAGAACCGTTTCTCGTTCATGAAACTCGACGATGCCAATGAACTTGAGAAATCAATTGCAAAGGATAGCAGAGTCCTGATCATCGGGGCAGGTCTCATCGGCCTTAAATGTGCCGAAGGTATCTACAACCGGGTAAAATCAATAACCGTCGTTGACCTGGCAAAAAGGGTTCTTCCAAGCATCCTTGACGAAGAAGGGTCCAGCCTGGTAGAAAAACACCTGCACGAAAAAGGCATAACCTGCATCCTGGGCGACAGCGTGTCCGAATTCCAGGATAATGATGCATTGTTGAAAAGTGGGACTGTAGTCGGTTTCGATATTGTGGTACTCGCCGTAGGCGTCCGGCCCAATGTTTCGCTGGTCAAAGATGCAGGGGGAGCTACCAACCGGGCCATCTTGATCGACGAGCAGTGCAAGACCTCCCTCGAGGACATCTATTCGGCAGGAGACTGTACAGAGGGCGTAGACTTTGTCAGTGGGGAACGAAAGGTCTTGGCCATTCTTCCCAATGCCTATATGCAGGGAGAAATTGCCGGAAAGAACATGGCAGGAGAGAGTGCCTCTTTCGACAAAGGCATGGCAATGAATGCAATCGGGTTCTTTGGTTTGCATATCATTACGGCTGGGTCCTATATCGGGGAAGCTATCGTAATTCGCTCAAAAGCAGGCTATAAAAGGCTGTTTATCCAAAACGGCCATCTCGTTGGCTATATCCTTATCGGGGACATGATCGACCGGGCGGGTATCTATACGTCCTTGGTCAGGAACAAGACGGATCTTTCCACAATCGATTTCGAATTGATAAGCGAACAGCCCATGCTGATGGCGTTCGCGAAGAAAGACCGGGTACAGAAACTGGGAGATGCACAATGA
- a CDS encoding 4Fe-4S dicluster domain-containing protein, giving the protein MRRVYVNEQWCLGCHLCEFYCAYANSGEENMVKALKDAIIRPRIKVEEKDGISFAVNCRHCSEPLCVKSCIAGALSQTDGLIVIDQSKCVGCFSCIMACPYGALMPNENGVMQKCELCTSNTHGNPECVKGCPNKAIVFEER; this is encoded by the coding sequence ATGAGAAGGGTTTACGTCAATGAACAATGGTGCCTTGGATGTCATCTCTGCGAATTTTACTGTGCCTATGCAAATTCCGGTGAAGAGAATATGGTCAAGGCCCTCAAGGATGCCATTATCAGGCCGCGCATCAAGGTAGAGGAAAAGGACGGCATCAGCTTTGCAGTCAACTGCCGTCACTGCAGTGAGCCACTATGCGTGAAAAGCTGCATTGCAGGCGCACTTTCCCAGACAGATGGGCTGATCGTAATCGACCAGAGTAAATGTGTAGGTTGTTTTTCCTGCATCATGGCCTGTCCGTACGGGGCTTTGATGCCGAACGAAAATGGCGTTATGCAAAAATGTGAACTGTGTACTTCCAATACACATGGAAACCCCGAATGCGTCAAAGGTTGCCCGAACAAGGCAATCGTATTTGAGGAGCGGTGA
- a CDS encoding glutamine synthetase III, whose amino-acid sequence METVADYFGSMVFNDKKMRECLPKETYKALKETTREGKDLDLNIANVVAHAMKEWALDNGVTHYTHWFQPMTGITAEKHESFITPTKDGLALLEFSGKELIKGEPDASSFPSGGLRATFEARGYTAWDPSSYAFIKEKTLCIPTAFCSYSGEVLDKKTPLLRSMEAISEQAVRILHLFGKTEVKRVVTTVGPEQEYFLLDKSLFLKRKDLINAGRTLLGARPPKGQEMEDHYFGSLKPRVAAFMQELDTELWKLGILAKTEHNEVAPSQHELAPIFTSSNIATDHNQLTMEMMKKVADRHGLVCLLHEKPFAGVNGSGKHNNWSISTDTGVNLLEPGDSPKDNEQFLLFLVAVIAAVDDYQDLMRVSVASAGNDHRLGANEAPPAIVSMFLGDELTGILDSIANGTVSANKARQSMLLGVHVLPHFPKDTTDRNRTSPFAFTGNKFEFRMLGSSFSVSGPNIILNTIIADRLEIFARQLEGAKDFSLELAKLVKETYQQHRRIVFNGNNYSSEWVEEASRRGLLNLKSTVDALPTFIAPKNIEVFKKFNIFSTTEIHSRYDIVMENYSKTINIEALTMVDMIRRQIMPAVSQFTGNLASSAVSKHALVSSLSLSYETELVSQLSNLCDSLAKETETLEKLVVEAKMISDITESARFYHAQILPEMATVRAICDEMELLVSDKAWPLPTYEELLFSV is encoded by the coding sequence ATGGAAACAGTAGCAGATTACTTTGGTTCTATGGTATTCAATGATAAGAAAATGCGTGAATGTCTGCCGAAGGAGACATACAAAGCCCTCAAAGAAACAACTCGGGAAGGCAAAGACCTTGACCTCAACATTGCAAACGTGGTCGCGCATGCCATGAAAGAATGGGCTCTGGACAATGGGGTTACCCACTATACCCACTGGTTCCAACCTATGACAGGAATTACTGCAGAGAAACATGAGAGCTTCATTACCCCTACAAAAGATGGTCTTGCTCTCTTGGAATTCTCCGGCAAGGAATTGATCAAGGGTGAGCCTGATGCATCTTCCTTTCCCTCCGGTGGCCTGAGGGCAACCTTTGAAGCCCGTGGCTATACTGCATGGGATCCAAGCAGCTACGCCTTTATCAAGGAAAAGACTCTGTGCATTCCCACCGCTTTCTGTTCCTATAGCGGGGAAGTATTGGATAAAAAGACTCCGTTGCTCCGTTCCATGGAAGCTATCAGCGAACAGGCTGTCAGGATTCTCCATTTGTTCGGAAAGACCGAGGTCAAGCGTGTAGTTACCACCGTTGGGCCCGAGCAGGAATATTTTCTTCTCGACAAATCCCTTTTCCTCAAGCGCAAGGACCTTATCAATGCTGGCAGGACCCTTCTTGGTGCCCGTCCTCCCAAAGGACAGGAGATGGAAGACCACTATTTTGGTAGTCTCAAGCCACGGGTAGCTGCCTTCATGCAGGAACTCGATACCGAATTATGGAAGCTCGGAATCCTTGCAAAGACGGAACACAACGAAGTTGCCCCCAGCCAGCATGAACTTGCACCCATCTTTACCAGCAGCAACATTGCAACCGATCATAACCAGCTCACCATGGAAATGATGAAGAAGGTTGCAGACCGTCACGGCCTTGTCTGCCTGCTTCATGAAAAGCCGTTTGCAGGCGTCAATGGATCGGGTAAGCATAACAACTGGTCCATCTCCACCGACACCGGCGTCAATTTGCTTGAACCTGGTGATAGTCCCAAGGACAATGAGCAGTTCTTGCTTTTCCTGGTTGCCGTCATTGCAGCAGTCGATGATTATCAGGATTTAATGAGAGTTTCTGTTGCAAGTGCTGGAAACGACCACCGTCTTGGCGCCAATGAGGCTCCTCCTGCCATCGTTTCGATGTTCCTCGGTGACGAGCTCACGGGAATTCTCGATTCCATTGCCAATGGTACGGTATCTGCGAACAAAGCACGTCAGTCGATGCTTCTTGGCGTTCATGTACTTCCCCATTTCCCCAAGGATACGACTGATAGAAACCGCACCAGCCCGTTTGCTTTTACCGGAAACAAGTTTGAGTTCCGCATGCTTGGCTCTTCGTTCAGCGTATCTGGTCCGAACATCATTCTCAACACCATCATTGCCGACCGTTTGGAAATTTTTGCCAGACAGCTTGAAGGTGCAAAGGATTTCTCCCTTGAACTGGCCAAACTTGTCAAGGAGACCTACCAGCAACACCGTAGAATTGTATTCAACGGCAATAACTACAGCTCGGAATGGGTTGAAGAAGCTTCCCGTAGGGGTCTTCTCAATCTTAAGTCGACAGTTGATGCCCTGCCTACTTTCATTGCACCCAAGAATATCGAAGTGTTCAAGAAATTCAATATTTTCTCGACTACTGAAATCCATAGCCGATATGACATCGTCATGGAAAACTATTCGAAGACCATCAATATTGAAGCTTTGACCATGGTTGATATGATCAGAAGGCAGATAATGCCAGCAGTCAGCCAATTTACAGGGAATCTCGCTTCCTCTGCTGTAAGCAAGCATGCATTGGTTTCCTCACTTTCCCTGTCCTATGAAACCGAGCTGGTTTCACAGTTGAGCAATCTATGCGATAGCCTTGCAAAAGAAACAGAAACCCTTGAGAAGCTTGTAGTTGAGGCAAAGATGATCAGTGACATTACCGAAAGTGCACGTTTCTACCATGCCCAGATTCTTCCCGAAATGGCTACTGTTCGTGCTATCTGTGATGAAATGGAATTGTTGGTTTCCGATAAAGCCTGGCCGTTGCCGACCTATGAAGAACTGCTTTTCTCAGTATAA
- a CDS encoding glutamate synthase-related protein: protein MAINYLYPDFEVLRDTQRCITCRVCERQCANEVHSFDKDTNRMVADDSKCVNCHRCVSLCPTHALKIVKTDHCFKANANWKGEVIQNIYRQAGSGGVLLASMGTPKDYPVYWDKMLINASQVTNPSIDPLREPMETRTYLGQKTPKIKRDENGKIITDTPPQLTLNIPIMFSAMSYGSISYNAHKSLALAAEKLGIYYNTGEGGLHEDFYTYGKNTIVQVASGRFGVHPDYLNTGAAIEIKMGQGAKPGIGGHLPGAKIGEDISKTRMIPEHADAISPAPHHDIYSIEDLRQLVYALKEATEYKKPIIVKVAAVHNISAIASGIARSGADIIAIDGFRGGTGAAPAMIRDNVGIPIELALASVDRRLRQEGIRNNVSLVVGGSIRSSADVIKAIALGADAIYVATSALLALGCHLCRTCQLGKCNWGIATQRPELVKRLNPEIGSERLVNLITAWNHEIKEMMGGMGINSIEALRGNRLMLRGIGLTETELEILGIMHAGQ from the coding sequence ATGGCAATCAATTATTTATATCCCGACTTTGAAGTACTGAGAGATACGCAGCGATGCATTACCTGCAGGGTCTGCGAACGCCAATGTGCAAACGAAGTACATAGTTTTGACAAAGACACCAACAGGATGGTCGCTGACGACAGCAAATGCGTCAACTGCCACCGATGCGTCTCCCTCTGCCCCACCCATGCCTTGAAAATCGTCAAGACTGACCATTGTTTCAAGGCCAATGCAAACTGGAAAGGCGAAGTAATCCAGAATATCTACCGTCAGGCAGGAAGCGGCGGGGTACTCCTGGCTTCCATGGGAACCCCCAAAGACTACCCTGTCTATTGGGATAAGATGCTTATAAATGCCTCCCAGGTAACAAACCCCTCCATCGACCCACTGCGTGAGCCGATGGAGACAAGAACCTACCTTGGGCAGAAAACGCCAAAGATCAAGCGCGATGAAAACGGCAAGATTATCACCGACACCCCTCCCCAGCTTACCTTGAACATACCTATCATGTTCAGCGCGATGTCCTACGGGTCCATCAGTTACAACGCGCACAAAAGCCTTGCCCTTGCAGCGGAGAAGCTGGGCATCTATTACAACACCGGGGAAGGTGGTCTGCACGAGGACTTCTATACATATGGAAAAAACACCATCGTGCAGGTTGCTTCGGGTAGATTCGGGGTACACCCCGATTACCTGAACACAGGCGCTGCAATCGAGATCAAAATGGGGCAAGGTGCAAAACCAGGAATCGGCGGGCACCTCCCCGGGGCAAAAATAGGGGAAGATATCTCCAAGACCCGAATGATCCCCGAGCACGCAGATGCCATCAGTCCGGCTCCTCACCATGATATCTATTCCATCGAGGATTTACGTCAACTTGTCTATGCCCTCAAAGAAGCGACCGAGTATAAGAAACCTATCATTGTAAAGGTTGCCGCTGTCCATAACATTTCTGCCATCGCATCAGGCATTGCCCGTAGCGGTGCCGATATCATTGCCATCGACGGATTCCGTGGAGGCACAGGTGCTGCCCCTGCCATGATCAGGGATAACGTCGGGATTCCTATCGAACTTGCCCTTGCCAGTGTCGACCGCCGGCTCAGGCAGGAAGGAATCAGAAACAATGTCAGTTTGGTAGTCGGGGGTTCCATCAGAAGCAGTGCCGATGTCATCAAGGCCATCGCCCTCGGTGCCGATGCCATCTATGTCGCAACCAGTGCTTTGCTTGCCCTTGGCTGCCACCTTTGCAGGACTTGCCAGCTGGGCAAGTGTAACTGGGGTATTGCAACCCAACGGCCTGAGCTGGTAAAGCGTCTCAACCCTGAAATCGGGTCAGAACGGCTGGTCAACCTCATTACTGCCTGGAACCATGAGATCAAGGAGATGATGGGGGGAATGGGTATCAACTCAATAGAGGCCCTCAGAGGCAACCGCCTCATGCTCAGGGGCATCGGGCTTACCGAAACCGAATTGGAGATCCTTGGGATTATGCACGCTGGACAATAG
- a CDS encoding HD domain-containing phosphohydrolase, producing MIIALINNMALLLSLSVVYATYPFKEYQTLRDHSVIIGFIIGFAGILIMINPVVLSSGIVFDSRSILICVTAMAFGAVPTLISVAMMAVYRVWIGGAGMISGLSTIVLSACIGSLWHMFRYKYVYLKTPFLGLEYLLIGFINHVGMYFSMFLLPEPFRYAVLETMTIPILVFYPIGTFLLCLLIFNQVHRSAIVRDLKDSEIRFKTMFKQAPIGMSLTDFYTGKILDVNQKYLEILGIQKDRLLQMEWKDITFSDDLGVSAELSKKMREGDDGPFSVDKRFIRGDGQIVWTNLAITVVYIGPKEERQSLCMTTDISRRKSEEQRILQAINHDYLTGMYNRGHFEDYVRDLSLQDNLPLSVVFGDINGLRIINEAFGREEGNALIKRITLIVKSFLRENDYAARVGGDEIALILPNTEAKKAEQMILSIQEQVAQIQVMASVHPSITFGLCELCSENDDLNDGIKSAEKDVGNRKLVETPHMRGQAVYAIINTLHEKNKREELHSRRVSALCENLAVALEMSEHQVSEIKLLGLLHDIGKIAISESILNKEGKLTHEEWSEMKRHPEIGYRILVSVEEMNVLARHVLAHHERFDGKGYPKALNGYEIPIQARIISIADSFDAMTSERTYRKSVSFEEAALELKRNAGTQFDPDLVRVFVESVLKFGWDGLS from the coding sequence ATGATTATCGCACTTATCAACAATATGGCATTGCTACTTTCTTTGAGTGTGGTATACGCAACCTATCCTTTTAAAGAATATCAAACGCTTCGAGACCATAGCGTCATTATCGGTTTTATCATCGGGTTTGCCGGAATCTTGATCATGATTAATCCTGTCGTGCTTAGTTCAGGAATCGTCTTTGATTCCCGCTCCATTCTGATTTGTGTTACCGCTATGGCCTTTGGTGCTGTCCCGACCCTCATTTCTGTTGCCATGATGGCTGTGTATCGGGTTTGGATAGGGGGAGCGGGAATGATAAGCGGTTTGTCGACTATCGTATTATCAGCTTGCATAGGTTCCCTCTGGCATATGTTCCGATATAAATATGTCTATCTGAAAACCCCTTTTCTGGGGCTTGAATACCTTCTCATTGGTTTTATAAACCATGTGGGTATGTATTTTTCCATGTTTTTGTTGCCAGAGCCCTTTCGCTATGCAGTTCTGGAGACAATGACTATCCCCATCCTTGTTTTTTATCCGATAGGGACCTTCCTGCTCTGTCTGCTCATTTTCAACCAGGTCCATCGGTCTGCCATAGTCAGGGACCTTAAGGACAGCGAAATCAGGTTCAAGACGATGTTCAAGCAGGCTCCCATCGGCATGTCCCTGACCGATTTCTATACGGGAAAGATTTTGGACGTGAATCAGAAATACCTGGAGATTTTGGGAATCCAGAAAGATAGACTCCTGCAGATGGAATGGAAAGATATAACCTTTTCCGATGACCTTGGCGTATCTGCAGAACTTTCCAAGAAAATGAGGGAAGGCGATGACGGGCCGTTTTCCGTTGATAAGCGTTTTATACGGGGCGATGGGCAGATTGTATGGACCAATCTAGCCATCACTGTGGTGTATATCGGTCCAAAAGAAGAACGACAGTCACTCTGCATGACTACTGATATTTCCCGAAGGAAGAGCGAAGAGCAGAGGATTTTGCAGGCGATCAACCACGATTATCTTACCGGAATGTATAACAGAGGTCATTTTGAAGATTATGTTCGTGACCTTTCTTTGCAGGATAATCTTCCTCTCTCGGTTGTTTTCGGGGATATCAATGGGTTGCGCATCATCAATGAGGCTTTTGGCCGAGAGGAGGGCAATGCGCTGATAAAGCGTATTACCCTGATTGTCAAATCTTTCTTGAGGGAGAATGATTATGCTGCCAGGGTCGGAGGGGACGAGATAGCATTGATTCTCCCTAATACCGAGGCAAAGAAAGCAGAGCAGATGATTTTATCTATCCAGGAACAGGTGGCGCAGATACAGGTTATGGCTTCGGTCCACCCTTCAATCACCTTTGGGCTTTGTGAGCTCTGCAGTGAGAACGACGACCTTAACGATGGGATCAAGAGTGCCGAAAAGGATGTAGGGAACAGGAAGCTTGTCGAAACTCCCCATATGAGAGGGCAGGCTGTCTATGCAATCATCAATACCCTGCATGAGAAAAACAAACGGGAGGAACTGCACTCGAGAAGGGTTTCCGCCCTTTGCGAGAACCTTGCGGTGGCCTTGGAGATGAGCGAGCATCAGGTAAGTGAGATCAAATTGCTGGGATTACTCCACGATATCGGAAAGATTGCCATCAGCGAATCGATTTTGAACAAAGAAGGGAAACTTACGCACGAAGAGTGGTCTGAAATGAAACGGCATCCTGAAATAGGCTATCGTATCCTGGTTTCTGTCGAGGAAATGAATGTACTTGCCCGACATGTGCTGGCCCATCACGAACGGTTTGACGGGAAAGGGTATCCAAAAGCCTTGAATGGGTATGAAATTCCCATTCAGGCCCGTATCATATCCATTGCTGATTCCTTTGATGCCATGACGAGTGAGAGGACCTACCGAAAGAGTGTCAGTTTCGAGGAAGCGGCTCTCGAGCTAAAGAGAAATGCAGGGACTCAGTTCGACCCTGACCTTGTGAGGGTCTTTGTGGAGAGTGTCCTGAAATTCGGTTGGGATGGGTTGTCTTGA
- a CDS encoding class II glutamine amidotransferase, with protein MDEYHQRLPLEGEERYSSGCAISGIISKKGTRFSGRSAITSISVMHDRSNGLGGGFAGYGIYPEYKDFYAFHIFYYGNEAKKACEDYLEEHFDLINLSKIPTEKHPNITDEPLIWRYFVTPLPTKLASSQLDEKEYTARCVIAINTNIKGAYVFSSGKNMGVFKAVGYPEDVGEFYRLDDYKGYSWTVHGRYPTNTPGWWGGAHPFALLDYSVVHNGEISSYDANRRFIEMFGYHCTLQTDTEVITYMIDYLNRRQGLTLEELAHVIAAPFWSTIERKSEAEKAEYTFLRNTFASMLITGPFSIILGFNGGLMALNDRLKLRSLVAAEKDDMVYLASEEAAIRIIEPNPTRVWHPSGGQPVIITLDK; from the coding sequence ATGGACGAATATCACCAACGATTACCACTTGAGGGAGAGGAACGGTATTCCAGCGGATGTGCAATCAGTGGCATCATCAGCAAGAAAGGAACCCGATTCTCCGGAAGAAGCGCTATCACGTCGATTAGCGTGATGCACGACCGTTCCAACGGTCTTGGGGGCGGATTCGCAGGCTATGGGATTTATCCCGAGTACAAAGATTTCTATGCCTTCCATATATTCTATTACGGCAATGAGGCCAAGAAAGCCTGTGAAGATTACCTGGAAGAACATTTCGATTTGATCAACCTGTCAAAAATCCCTACAGAGAAACATCCCAATATTACCGATGAACCCCTGATCTGGAGATATTTTGTCACTCCGCTCCCGACAAAACTGGCAAGCAGCCAACTAGATGAGAAGGAATATACTGCCCGTTGCGTAATAGCAATCAATACAAATATCAAGGGAGCCTATGTCTTTTCCTCCGGAAAGAACATGGGTGTCTTCAAAGCCGTCGGGTATCCGGAAGACGTCGGTGAATTCTACCGCCTTGACGACTATAAAGGGTATTCCTGGACTGTACACGGTCGGTATCCTACCAACACCCCCGGCTGGTGGGGAGGGGCACATCCCTTCGCACTTCTTGACTATTCGGTAGTGCATAACGGGGAAATCTCCTCCTATGACGCCAACAGGCGTTTCATCGAGATGTTCGGGTACCATTGCACCCTCCAGACCGACACCGAGGTCATCACCTATATGATCGACTATCTGAACCGTCGGCAAGGCTTGACCCTTGAAGAGCTGGCACACGTAATTGCAGCCCCCTTCTGGTCGACCATCGAGAGGAAAAGCGAGGCTGAGAAAGCTGAGTACACTTTCTTGAGAAATACGTTTGCAAGCATGCTCATAACCGGACCTTTCTCCATCATCCTCGGATTCAACGGAGGACTGATGGCGCTCAACGATCGCTTGAAGCTCCGTTCCCTGGTAGCAGCAGAAAAAGACGATATGGTGTATCTCGCAAGCGAAGAGGCCGCTATCAGGATTATCGAACCAAACCCAACCAGGGTGTGGCACCCAAGTGGCGGGCAACCGGTAATCATTACCCTCGACAAGTAA
- a CDS encoding sensor domain-containing diguanylate cyclase: MESENLSELSLSLFNTIPDPFLVISEDGIYLEVFGGTERTLYDDAHTLKGRNLFDFLEPEFARFFMDKITETLKGNTLNCFEYELQTEQVDLPDKNGPGGLQWFEARMYPLPSPYKGYRAVTAMLINISERKILHQRLNDLSYLDPLTAIANRRFFLERITEELQRYLINRVSVHVLLCDIDHFKNINDNHGHLAGDYVLKEFTSIAKSVFSVSHTIARFGGDEFVISVVGLTTEQVMQRCEQLRQSVQDHPFVYENQTMNIQVCIGVSEVSSYDTDISKLIGRADKALYLAKETGRNKVIFLK, from the coding sequence ATGGAATCAGAGAATTTGTCAGAACTTTCCCTATCTCTTTTCAATACGATCCCCGATCCTTTTCTGGTTATTTCTGAAGATGGCATCTATCTTGAGGTTTTTGGCGGAACAGAACGCACCCTTTATGATGATGCACATACCTTGAAAGGCAGGAACCTTTTTGATTTCCTTGAACCTGAATTTGCCCGTTTCTTTATGGATAAAATCACGGAGACACTCAAAGGGAACACCCTCAATTGTTTCGAATATGAACTGCAGACCGAACAAGTCGACCTTCCCGATAAAAATGGTCCCGGGGGACTTCAATGGTTTGAGGCACGTATGTATCCCTTGCCGAGCCCCTATAAGGGCTACCGTGCAGTAACTGCTATGCTTATCAATATTTCAGAGCGAAAAATCCTGCACCAGAGATTGAATGATCTGTCCTATCTCGACCCTCTGACGGCGATTGCCAACAGAAGGTTTTTCCTTGAACGTATAACCGAAGAACTCCAGAGGTATTTGATCAACAGGGTTTCAGTGCATGTCCTTTTGTGTGATATCGACCATTTCAAAAACATCAATGACAACCATGGGCACCTTGCGGGGGACTATGTCCTCAAGGAATTTACTTCAATTGCTAAATCTGTCTTTTCGGTTTCCCATACGATTGCCCGTTTTGGCGGGGATGAGTTTGTCATTTCTGTAGTCGGCCTGACTACAGAGCAAGTAATGCAGAGGTGTGAACAGCTCAGGCAGTCAGTGCAGGACCATCCGTTCGTCTATGAAAACCAGACAATGAATATTCAAGTGTGCATCGGGGTTTCAGAGGTTTCTTCTTATGATACGGATATTTCCAAATTGATTGGTAGGGCTGACAAGGCTTTGTACCTTGCAAAGGAAACAGGGCGAAACAAAGTAATTTTTTTGAAGTGA